Genomic window (Streptomyces liliiviolaceus):
GCTCCGCACCACACCGTCCGGAACTCGCCGCTGTCGGTCAGCGGCTCAACCCCGAGCAACTGCGCACGATGGCACTCAACGCCACCGCACTCATCACGGCGGCCGCGTCGAGCGAGTACCAGCACTATGTGAAGGTCCGCGAGGAACTGCGCCAGCCGGCGCCGTCCACCCCTCACGTCCGCGAAGGATCCGGCAGTTCCTCGGATCCGGGCACCAGCGCGGTGGGGCTCGCCACGGCCATGGGGGAAGTCGCCGAGACCGCGGGGGCCGGCGCCGCCGCCGTCGTCGCCGTGCTCGCCCCGGTCCTCGCCGGCACCGCCGCGGCGATCTTCCTGCTCGTCGGCTACATCCTGAAGATGCTCGACCCCCAGCCGGGCATCGCACGGACCCTGCTCACCACCGGCTGGGTCTTCGGTGCCATCACGGCGGTCTCGATCCTGGTCGCCGCGGTCGGCCTGCTGCTCGCCGCCCTGCGCAACGGCGCCAGCTCACTGCAGGCCGGAGTCCACGGCGAACGGAGCGAGGAGGTCGCTCTGGCCAGGGAGGCCTGGCACGAAGCACTCCTGGAGCGCGGCCTCATGCCGTTCCTCAGGGAGGCTCTCGCCGACCCGGGCACCGCGGCCCTCGGCCGTATGAAGCCGACCGAACCGGTCAGCCGGATGCCGCAGCTCGGCTACAACCGCCCGGGCTTCAGCAGCCCCGACGGGGGTGCGTCAGCGGGCCCCCGTCCCAGCTACTCAAGCCCGGACTTCAGCAGCCCGGACTTCGGCGGACCTGAGCACGCTCCGGAGTAGGGCGGGCCCGCCGACACCGCCCGCCCCGGCAAGAATGATCGACGACGGAAATCCGTCGTCGATCTTTTTTGTGCGTTCGCCTCGCGTTCGGCGCGCATTCGGCATTCGCCCCCGTATACGGAGGTCCACGCCTCACAGCAATTCATTCGCACCGCTGGACAAGGAATCTCCCTCGCGCGACGGGAACAACATGACAGCACTCCTGAAGCTCTTCCGCACACATTCGCAGGTGGGCTTGTCATATGCGGTGGCTCGGAAGATGCTGTATGCCATGTGGCGATCCATCAGCAGGCAAGAAGCGGACACGCACTCCGCTGTACGGCGCTGAGCATGGTGGCGGACGGCGGACAGGCCGTTAGCCTGCTGACCGACAACGCCGGCTGTGTGGGGACGGAGTGCCAAGTGGCCCAGGAAGAGCCCGGATTCCAGCGTGCACGACTGCGGGACCGCCTGAGGAAGGCACGGGAGGGCGCGGGGCTGAAGCAGCGCGAGGTGGCCGAACAGCTCGACTGGTCACCGTCCAAGGTGATCCGCATCGAGGCGGGCACCGTCGGAGTGTCCGTGACCGATGTACGCGTTCTGCTGGGGCATTACGGAATCACCGACCAGGCTCAGGTAAAGGCCCTGACCGACATGGCCCGGGCGGCGCGTCAACCGCCGTGGTGGGCGCCGTACCGCTCCTGGGTGAGCCAGGATTTCGAGACCTACCTCGGTTACGAGAGTTCGGCGTCGGTCATTCGGAACTTCGAACCCCATGTGGTGCCCGGTCTGTTGCAGACCGAGGAATATGCCCGAGAACTCATGACGCGGACCAATGCCGGCACCGAGGCGACGGAACAGCTCGTGCAGCTCAGGATCGAGCGGCAGGACCGCCTTGTGCGGGCCGACGGGCCCGATATCTTCTGCGTCCTCGACGAAGCCGTGCTCCGCAGAGCAGTGGGCTCGCGGGAGACCATGAAAAGGCAGTACGAGAAGCTGCTGACCGTCAGTGAACTGCCGAACGTGACCGTACGCGTCGTCCCATTCGACGCCGGCGTCTACCGGCAGTTCCGCTCGCCCTATGTCCTCTTCGAATTTCCCGGCGACGAGGACGAGATGGTCGCCTACCTGGAGAGCGCGGACGGCGAAGTCATCATCAGCGAGAAGGCGTTGGGGCGCACCTCCCAACGTCGCCCCACCGACTACCTGGACGACTTCTGGGACGTGGAGAGGGGGGTGGCCACAGAGGTGACGAGGGAGTTTCTGTTCGGCCAGAGCTAAAGGCGCCAAGGGGAGCGTGCCACGGAGAAACATTCTGACCGCACGAACAGATTCCCGTCACCGTTCAGACAGGCAGGTCCCCTACGAGGATGCTCGTGGGGATGTGTCGCAGTCCTTCAGACCGGAGAGGAATGAGCGCCAAGCATATGCACTGAACCCCACCGATGCCCCGTCAGGGTCATTCGAATCGCGTACCGCTATCCCACCGGTGGCGGCCACCTCCACGCAGTTCCCCTCCACACTGGCCGAACTCCTCAGCCAGCGCACTTCAGCATCATCGAGCCCCATGCATCCCCCACACCTTCACCTACAAAAAGTGGCGATGCCCTGTATTTCGGCATCCAAATCAGTATGGGCGTCGCTCTCGGCACTGCCAAGACGCGCGTGAACGCCCGACGGAGGCCATTAAATGGAGGTATATGCATAATAAACGCAACAAAGGGCCGACCGCGCCGCGCAAATCGCTGGCCGAAAAGAAACCGGGATTGTTCATACGGGCCGGATCACCGAGGTCCTGGAAATGATCGTCCAAGACCTCGGCGTCGCGGCATCACAGCCTATCGGTCGGCCGAAAAGCGTACCGGAACGACGGGCAGCGCGGTTCAGTCCGCCAAGGGCAGATAGACCCGGTTGCCCGCGGCGGCGAACTCTTTCGACTTCTGGAGCATCCCGTCGGCGACCTCTTCGGGCGAGGCTCCCGCGGCCGCCGTACCGCCGAACTGCTCGTTGATGCTGTGGCTGATCTTCATCGAGCAGAACTTCGGCCCGCACATGGAGCAGAAGTGCGCTGTCTTGGCCGGTTCGGCCGGCAGTGTCTCGTCGTGGAACTCCCGGGCGGTGTCCGGGTCCAGTGCCAGGTTGAACTGGTCCTCCCAGCGGAACTCGAAGCGGGCGTCCGACAGCGCGTCGTCCCACTCCTGTGCGCCCGGATGCCCCTTGGCGAGATCCGCGGCATGGGCCGCGATCTTGTAGGTGATGACGCCCGTCTTGACGTCGTCCCGGTTGGGCAGGCCCAGGTGCTCCTTGGGCGTGACGTAGCAGAGCATCGCCGTGCCCCACCAGGCGATCATCGCGGCACCGATGCCGGAGGTGATGTGGTCGTACGCAGGCGCGATGTCGGTCGTCAGCGGGCCGAGCGTATAGAACGGCGCCTCCTCGCAGATCTCCTGCTGAAGGTCGATGTTCTCCTTGATCTTGTGCATCGGGACGTGCCCCGGGCCCTCGATCATGGTCTGTACGTTGAGACGCTTCGCGACCTTGTTGAGCTCCCCCAGCGTCCGCAGCTCCGCGAACTGCGCGGCGTCGTTGGCGTCCGCGATCGACCCGGGCCGCAGCCCGTCGCCGAGCGAGTACGTGACGTCGTACGCGGCGAGAATCTCGCAGAGCTCCTCGAAGTGCTCGTACAGGAACGACTCCTTGTGGTGCGCCAGGCACCACGCGGCCATGATCGAGCCGCCGCGCGAGACGATGCCGGTCTTGCGGTTCGCGGTCAGCGGGACGTACGGCAGGCGCACGCCCGCGTGGACGGTCATGTAGTCCACGCCCTGCTCGGCCTGCTCGATGACCGTGTCCTTGTAGATCTCCCAGGTGAGTTCCTCGGCGCGTCCGTCGACCTTCTCCAGCGCCTGGTAGAGCGGGACCGTGCCGATGGGGACGGGGGAGTTGCGCAGCACCCACTCGCGGGTGGTGTGGATGTTGCGGCCGGTCGACAGGTCCATCACCGTGTCGGCGCCCCAACGCGTCGCCCAGGTCATCTTGTCGACCTCCTCCTCGATGGAGGAGGTGACCGCGGAGTTGCCGATGTTGGCGTTGACCTTCACCAGGAACCGCTTGCCGATGATCATCGGCTCGATCTCGGGATGGTTGACGTTGGCCGGCAGTACGGCCCGGCCCGCCGCGATCTCCTCACGGACGATCTCGGGGTCGACGTTCTCGCGGATGGCCACGTACTCCATCTCCGGTGTGACCTCGCCCCGCCGCGCGTAGGCGAGTTGGGTCACCGCCTGCCCGCCACGGCTCCGGCGGGGCAGTCGTGGACGCCCCGGGAAGACCGCGTCGAGGTTGCGCAGTCCGCCGCGCGGCGAGGTGTGCTTGATCCCGTCGTCCTCGGGGCTCACCGGACGGCCCGCGTACTCCTCGGTGTCGCCGCGGGCGATGATCCAGTTGTCGCGCAGGGGCGTCAGCCCCCTGCGTACATCGGTGTCGACGGCCGGATCGGTGTACGGGCCGGAGGTGTCGTACAGGGTGACCGACTCACCGTTGGTGAGATGCACCTGACGGACCGGCACCCGTAGATCGGGGCGCGAGCCCGCGACATACGCCTTGTGCCAGCCGATCGACTTCGCGGTTTCGGACTTCGCGGTTTCGCCGTTCCCGGCCTCGCCGTTCGCGACCTCGCCGTTCGCGACCTCGCCGTTCCCGGGCGAAGCAGCTGCGCCGCCGCCCTCGGTCGCCGTGGACGCCTCGGTGCCGTCGACCGGGGCGGGCGCCCCACTCGTCTGGCTGGAGGCAGGCGTGCGTACGTCCTTGATGGTCATGAGACCTACTCCCTACGCCGGCATTACCCGGTAACAGGTTCGGCGGTCGACGCAGCGTTTCCCGTCCGGCGATGTTCCACGTGAAACATCGCGGATACGGAGGTCAGCGCCCTCTCAGCCCGGTGCTCCGAGCTCCCGCGTGTGCAAAGGTGCTTCCACGCTAGCGTCACAATGGGCGCGGTGAACAGTGGGCCCCTCTCGTTCTTGCGATGATCGGTCGGTGACCACGACGCAGCAGCCCCCACTTCCGCCGTCCGAACCGCCCCACGGACACGGCCACGACGGCCACGGTCACGGCGGCGGACCTGGACAGGGATCCCATGGCCCCGGAGGCGGCGGCGACCGGCCCGGCGGTGGCGGCGACGGACCTGTCGGCGGTGGGCACGGCCACTCGCACAGTCATGGCCCCGCGGCTCCTGTCTCCATGCACCTGCGCAAGATCATCGCGGCGGTGCTGATTCCTTTCGCCGCGGCGGTCGTGGTCGGTCTCGCGGTGCTCTGGCCGGGCGGCGCACCCGGACACGAGCGCACGGGCGTCGGCTTCGACCGGCAGACCCAGCAGGCCACCGTGACCAAGGTCGACAAGGTCGACTGCAAGTCCGTGAACGCCTCGGGCGAGACCCCGACAGGCGACACCTCGACGGCCGAGGGCTCATCGGCTCAGCAGCAGGAATCGGGCACCTGCAAGAAGGCGACGGTCCGGGTCGACTCCGGCAAGGACAAGGGCCGTACGTTCACGGAGATCGTCCAGCCGGACTCCTCACGCCAGTTGGAGCAGGGCCAGGAGGTGATCGTGGCGTACGCGCCCGACGCCCCCAAGGAGCTCCAGTACTCGGTCACCGATGTGAACCGCAAGTTCCCCATGGCGCTGCTCGCCGGCATCTTCGCCCTCGCCGTGGTCGTGGTGGGCCGGATGCGCGGTGTCATGGCGCTGATCGCGCTCGCCGTCAGCTTTCTGATCCTGACCTTCTTCATCCTGCCCGCGATCCTTCAGGGGTCGAATCCGCTGGTCGTGGCGGTGGTCGGGGCCAGCGCCATCATGCTGATCGCGCTCTACATGTGCCACGGCCTCTCGGCCCGGACATCGGTCGCCGTCATCGGCACGCTGCTGTCCCTGGTGCTGATCGGGCTTCTCGGCTCGCTGTTCATCGACTGGGCCGCGCTGACCGGCAACACCGACGACAACACCGGCCTGATCCACGGTCTCTATCCGTCGATCGACATGAGCGGCCTGCTGCTCGCGGGTGTCATCATCGGTTCGCTCGGAGTGCTCGACGACGTCACGGTGACGCAGACCTCGGCGGTCTGGGAGCTGCACGAGGCCAACCCGACGATGGGCTGGCGAGGGCTGTACCGCGCGGGCATCCGCATCGGCCGCGACCACATCGCGTCCGTCGTCAATACGCTCGTCCTCGCCTACGCGGGCGCGGCGCTGCCTCTGCTGCTGCTCTTCTCCATCGCGCAGAGCAGTGTGGGGACGGTGGCCAACAGCGAACTGGTGGCCGAGGAGATCGTCCGTACCCTCGTCGGCTCGATCGGGCTGGTCGCCTCGGTTCCGGTCACCACGGCTCTCGCGGCCCTGGTGGTCTCGGCCGACCGCCCGGGTGACACCGCCCCGGCCCAGCAGCCGCAGCCACAACACCCGCAGCCTCAGGCCCAGTCCGGCTCGAAGGCACCGCTGCGCGGGGGGAGCGGCCGCCGCCGCAAGCACTGAGACCGGTGCGTCACCGGGACGGACCGGTTCTCCTGGGGCCTTCTCGGACGGGGAAGCCTCACCTCACGACTGTCGCCGCCGCGTCACCCCGCGCTCTGTTCCTCCGCCAGGATGCGGTCCAGGGCCTCGTCCAGATGCGTGTCGAAGTCGGCGAGGGAACGCTCCTGGCCCAGCGGCACCAGCCGGTCCGTGCGGTCGAGGAACGCCAGCAGCGGCGCCGTACCGCAGCGGAACAGGGCCTGGTCGACGCCCACCTGGAGCCGGATCAGCACATCGCCGAAACCCTCGGAGTCCGAGGGAGCGATGTGCACGTCCCCGTCCCCGCACGGCCGGCCCACACCGTCGATCAGCAGCTCCCGGCCGAAGGCCCAGGTCACCGGAGCGTCGCCGGGCAGGTGGAAGGTCAGACGCACGGCATAGGGATCACAGGTCTCGTAACGCAGCTCCACCGGAATGCGGAAGGAGAGCTCCTCCGAGACGACGAAGCTCATCATGACCTCTGCCTGTACTACCGACTCGCGCATCGCCTACCCCGTCGTCTGCCGTCCATGGCCGGGAATCGTCCACCTAAACACTTCTGGCATCTTGCTGAACGTGTACACCAGATCACAAGGAGTGAGTTTTCAGATGCTGATAGAGACCGCAAGTGTCCCCAGCAGCGTGTCGATCTCGCTCTGCAGTCGCCGTGCCGCGAGCAGCAGCCGTTCGGCCTGGTGGGACGGCATGGAGATGGCCACCGTGGCCGCCGTGCTGCCCAGGGTGAGCGGGATCGCGGCGCAGACCGTGCCCAGCGCGTACTCCTGACGTTCGACCACCGGCTGCATGCGCCCGGTCGATTCGAGACGGCGAATCAAGGTCTGATCGTCACGCACCGTGTACGGCGTGACGGATCGCACGGGGTAGCGGTCGAGGTGGTCCCTGCGCCCCTGCGTGTCGAGCTGGGACAGCAGACACTGGCCGATCGCGTGCGCGTGCCCCGTCTCCCGGAAGTCCGCCCACTCCTGGACCGCGGGATTGCCCGGGGTGTCGGCGACGCACTCCACCTCGATCTCCCCGCCGCGGTAGACCGCGTAGTAGACGGGAGCACCGATCGAATCGCGCCAGCTTCCCAGAGCATCGGCGATCGTGCTGCGACGTTTCTGCTGGGCTCCGCTGCGGCTCAGCCGCTCGGCCGCCTCTCCGAGGAAGAACAGCCCCTTCTCGCGGCGCAGATATCCCTCGTGCACCAGGGTGCGCAGCAGGTGGTACGCCGTGGGGAGCGCGAGTCCGGCCTCGCGGGCCAACTGCTTCGCGGGCGCTCCGTGCTCGTGACGCGCGACGGACTCCAGAAGACGCATCGCACGCTGCACCGAACCGATGAGGGTCGTGGGATGCGGCTCGGAGGCCGAAACCTTCGGTCCTGCGGGTGCGGTGTCAACCGTGGCCAAAGGTCACTCCCGAAGCGCGAGGGGGCCGCCCGTGCGAGGGTGACACGGGAGGGTCAGGAACGCCGCTCCCGAGGATCAACCCCGCGGCGAGTTCCGGACTTTAACCGTCTGCCACCGATCGCCGACGACATGCCTCGAAAACTTCCCCCACCCGAGGGAACCGATGGTTCCCGCATGCAGTGGGGCCTGCCGGACAGTGGCGTCCGGCGGATCATGCGTCCCCCGCGCCGGCCGTCTACCAGTCGCTCCTCGACGTAGAGCCCGACATGAACTTCCGTACGACGTAGATCAGTCCGCCGACCAGTGCCACGAAGAGCAGCAGCTTGAAGAGCAGGCCGATCACGAATCCGACGACACTCGCTATCAGGCCGCCGAACACGACCAGGGCGATGACCGGCACCGCGACCCACTTAACCCACCACGGCATACCCGCGAAGATCTCTCGCATCGCCCTTGTTCCTTGTCTCTCTGCCCGTTTCCGAGTGCTGTCCCTGATCGTCCCCGCCGAGCCGGCGGGCCACGAATGTCCTGCCTCGATGCTAGGCGCGGCAGGGGTCCCTGCGGGGGCCTCGCACCCCTTGTCTGCCCCTGACCGTTCCCCTAGGGAACCCTGAGGCGGACGTCAGCTCTCCGGCGGAGAGAAGACCACCACGACCCGCAGATCCTCGCTGATGTGGTGGAACTTGTGAGCCACCCCCGCGGGTACGTACACGACGCTGCCACGCGCCACCTGGGTCGTCTCCATGCCGACCGTGATCGCGGCACGGCCGCTGACGACGAGGTAGACCTCGTCCTGGCGGTGGGGCTGCTGCGGGTCCTGTGTGCCCGCGTCCAGCGCGTACAGGCCGACCGACATGTTCTTCTCGCGCAGGAACTGGAGGTACGCGCCGTCGTTGGCGGCGCGCTCCGCCTCCAGTTCGTCCAGCCGGAATGCCTTCATCGCCCTGCTCCGCCCTCGCCCCGCTGCTCGTTTTCGATCTCTTCTGTCACGATCAGACACATGAAGAATTTCGTAGTCAAGACGATCGCCAACGCGGGCGCCCTGGCGGTGGCGGTGTGGCTGCTCGACAAGATCACCCTGAGCGGTGACAGCACGGGCAAGGAGATCGGCACGCTGCTGCTCGTCGCGCTGCTGTTCGGACTGGTGAACTTCCTGGTCAAGCCGGTCGTGAAGGTCCTCACCTTCCCGCTGTTCATCCTCACGCTCGGACTGATCACGCTGGTGGTCAACGCCCTGATGCTGCTGCTCACCTCGTGGCTGGCGGACAAGCTCGACCTAAGCTTCCACGTCGAGGGTTTCTGGACCGCCGTCCTGGGCGGCCTGATCATCTCGATCGTCTCCTGGGCCCTGAACGTCGTCCTTCCCGACGAGGACTGAGCGGCCCCCGATGCCCTATCGCGTGTGCTTCGTATGCACCGGCAACATATGCCGCTCCCCGATGGCCGAGTCCGTCTTCCGCGCGCGGGTGGCCGAAGCGGGCCTCGACGGTCTGGTCGAGGTGGACAGCGCGGGTACCGACGGCTGGCACGAGGGTGACGGAGCCGATCCGCGCACCGTCTCCGTGCTGGAGACGAACGGCTACGGCAGCGACCATGCGGCCCGCCGGTTCCGGCCCGAGTGGTTCTCCCGGCTCGACCTGGTGATAGCTCTCGACTCCGGCCACCTCACAGCCCTGCGCCGCCTCGCACCGACCCCGGCCGACGCCGAGAAGGTCCGGCTGCTGCGCTCGTACGACATCGCCGCCGGCGCCGATCTCGACGTACCTGATCCCTATTACGGGGGGATGGACGGTTTCGAGGAGTGTCTTGAGATGGTGGAGGCGGCGAGCACCGGACTGCTCGCCGCTGTACGCGAGCAAGTGGAGGAACAGGCGGCATGACGAATTCTTTCGAGGGAGCGGGTTCCGAGGGAGTGGGTGACGGCACGCGTGCCGTGCGGGCCGGGCTGCCCGAGCCGGTCAAGCACGAGCCGACCCTCCCCGGCCCGGTCTTCGCCGCCCACTTCCATCTGGCGGGCGAGCCCACCGGCTCCTACACCTACGGACGCGACGAGAACCCGACCTGGACCCATCTGGAGCGCGCCATCGGCGAGCTGGAGGCTCCGGGGCGGGACGGCGTCGAGACGCTCGTCTTCGCCTCCGGCATGGCCGCCATCTCGGCCGTCCTCTTCTCCCAGCTGAGCGCCGGCGACACGGTCGTGCTGCCCGACGACGGCTACCAGGTCCTGCCGCTCGTACGCGGGCAGTTGGAGGCGTACGGCATCGAGGTGCGCACGGCGCCGACCGGCGGCGACGCCCAGCTCGACGTCCTCGACGGAGCGAAGCTGCTGTGGATCGAGACCCCGTCGAACCCGGGGCTCGACGTGTGCGACGTGCGTCGGCTCGTCGAGGCCGCCCATGCGCGCGGCGCTCTCGTCGCGGTCGACAACACCCTGGCGACGCCGCTCGGACAGCGGCCGCTGGAGCTGGGCGCGGACTTCTCCGTGGCCAGCGGCACCAAGCAGCTCACAGGGCACGGAGACGTCCTCCTGGGGTACGTCACGGGCGTCGACGCCTCGGCGATGGCCTCCGTACGGCGCTGGCGCAAGATCGTCGGGGCAATCCCGGGGCCCATGGAGGCCTGGCTCGCGCACCGCTCGCTCGCCACGCTGCAGCTGCGCGTGGACCGGCAGAACGCGACTGCCCAGGTGATCGCCGAGACGCTGCGGGACTGGCCCGAGGAGCTCGGAGTCCGCTATCCCGGGCTGCCCGGCGACCCTTCGCACAAGATCGCCTCGCAGCAGATGCGGCGCTTCGGGTGTGTGGTGTCGTTCACGTTGCCCACGCGCGCGCGTGCCGACCGTTTTCTCGACGCGCTGCGGCTCGTGGACGACGCGACGAGCTTCGGCGGGGTGCGGTCGACCGCCGAGCGGCGCGGGCGCTGGGGCGGCGACGCGGTCCCGGAGGGCTTCATCCGTTTCTCGGTCGGCGCCGAGGATCCGGAGGATCTGGTGGCCGACGTCCGGCGGGCGCTCGACGAGTCCGCGAAGTGAGCGCCTGCTGAGTGACCGGCCAGTAGCCGCGCTACGCACAACGGACGGTCCGAGCCTCCCCCCTCGTGGCTCGGACCGCCCCGGTTCTCTGCGCTAAGAACCGCGCGAACAAGGCTAGTTGACTCTGTGTCAGTGTCCAATCACGGTAGCGACAGGGGGCTATCGACTTATTTATAGTTGGGGGCTTCCGGCAAGCTGAAGATCGAAGGGAAGCCATGGATCTGGCTCTGCTGCGGACCTTCGTGACCGTGCACCGGGCCGGCTCCTTCACCCGGGCCGCCGCTTTGCTCGGCCTCTCCCAGCCGGCCGTCACCTCACAGATCCGCACGCTCGAACGGCAGCTGGGACGCCCCCTGTTCCTGCGCCAGGCCCGTGGGGTGACCCCCACCACCATCGGGGACGAACTCGCCCACAAGGCCGCCCCGCATCTCGACGCCCTCGTGGAGATCACCGAGACCGGCCTCGACGCGGACTCCTCCCTGCGCACCCTCCACCTCGCCGGGCCACCGGAGTTCACCGCCGAGCGCGCGCTGCCCGCGCTCACCGAGCTGATCGGCGACGACGGCCACGGTTTCGCACTGCGGGCCTCCTTCGGCAATGCGGAGGAGACGCTGGAAGGACTCTCTGCCGGGCATCACGATCTGGCCATCAGCACGGCACGCCCCCGGGGCGCTCTGCTCACCGCGACTCCGCTCTGCGACGAGGAACACGTGCTGGTCGCCGCCCCGCGCTGGGTCGCCCGTATCGACTCCGACAAGTTACGGCTCCAGGGCGCGCCGGCCCTGGAGAACCTGCCCGTGGTCGAGGTGCACGAGTCGCTGCCGTTCATCGCCCGCTACTGGGCTTCCGTCTTCGACTCCCTGCCCGCCGCGTCGGGCACCGTCATCGTTCCCGACCTGCGGGCCGTGCTCGCCTGCGCCACCACCGGCGCGGGACTCGCGGTCCTGCCGCGCTATCTGTGCGGACCGGCCCTGGAGCGGGGCGACGTGGTGGCGCTGAGCGAGCCGACGGTCCCACCCCTTCGTACATACTTCCTGGTGGTACGGACCGGCACCCTGGCCATGCCGCATATCGCGCGGGCCCACGAATGGCTGATGCGCGCCGCTACCGGCTGGTCGTGACGCAGAAGCTTCGCCTGGTCCGGGCGGCGATGTTTCACGTGGAACCAACCGGGCCACATTCCTCCCATGACCGACCGACCCGTGGTCAAGCGCACCGCCCGGGCCGTCCTGCTGGACGGCAACGACTTGATCTTGATCAAGCGGACCAAACCCGGCGTCGATCCCTACTGGCTGACACCCGGCGGCGGGGTCGAGCCCGAGGACACGACCGTCGTCGACGCGCTCCACCGTGAAGTGCACGAGGAACTCGGCGCCAAGATCACCGATGTCGTGCCGTGCTTCGTCGACACCGTCGAGCACATCGGCGAGGACAGCAGCTCGACCGGGGTGAAGGTGCAGCACTTCTTCGTCTGCAACCTGGAATCCATGGATCCCTCGCTGCGCCACGGCCCCGAGATCGAAGAGCCCAGCGGCGAATACGAGATCGTGCGAATCCCCTTCACCCGCGTCGGCATCGCCTCCGTCCACCTCGTACCGCTGTCGCTGCGGCACTATCTCGACGGGAACATCGAGGGCGTACGGGCGATGCAGGCGCCCGATCTGGGCTGACCCCCCGCCCGTTGCCCCGCTGACGCGAGCCGGGGCCGGAGTCGGCCCGGTGTCAGTCGCGTGCCGCGACCAGGTCCTCCACCGCGTCGTGACGGATCCGGGCCGATGGGATACCGATGTCCCGGAGTGCGTCCACGCCGTTGCGGATCATGCCGGGCGGGCCGGAGAGATAGGCGTCGTACTCGTCCCACGGACCGTATTCGCGGACCGCGTCGGGCAGTTGGAGATGTGCCAGCTGGTCGACTATGGGACGCACCGAGAGCCATGAGTGGCTCTGCTGGAGCCGGAGCATGGTGTCGATGTCGTACAGGTCGTGATCGGTGCGGGCCCCGTAGAAGACCTCGACCGGGCGCCTCTGCCCATGCTCGGCGACGTCCTCGACCAGTGCCTTGATCGGCGCGATGCCGGTGCCGCCGCCCAGACAGAGCAGTCCGCTGTCGGTGGTGTGGTCTACGGTCATCGAGCCCGCGGGCGGTCCGAGCCTGACGATGTCGCCGGGGCGGGCCCGGTGCACCAGCGCGCTGGAGACCCAGCCCGCCGGAATCGCCTTCACGTGGAACGACAGCAGTCCGTCCGATCGGGGCGCGGAGGCGAACGAGTAGTGCCGCCAGACGCGGGGCCACCACGGGGTCTCCAGGCTCGCGTACTGGCCGGCGAGGAAGGGGTACGGCTGATCGGGGC
Coding sequences:
- a CDS encoding helix-turn-helix domain-containing protein; translation: MVADGGQAVSLLTDNAGCVGTECQVAQEEPGFQRARLRDRLRKAREGAGLKQREVAEQLDWSPSKVIRIEAGTVGVSVTDVRVLLGHYGITDQAQVKALTDMARAARQPPWWAPYRSWVSQDFETYLGYESSASVIRNFEPHVVPGLLQTEEYARELMTRTNAGTEATEQLVQLRIERQDRLVRADGPDIFCVLDEAVLRRAVGSRETMKRQYEKLLTVSELPNVTVRVVPFDAGVYRQFRSPYVLFEFPGDEDEMVAYLESADGEVIISEKALGRTSQRRPTDYLDDFWDVERGVATEVTREFLFGQS
- a CDS encoding DUF397 domain-containing protein, with the protein product MGLDDAEVRWLRSSASVEGNCVEVAATGGIAVRDSNDPDGASVGFSAYAWRSFLSGLKDCDTSPRASS
- the thiC gene encoding phosphomethylpyrimidine synthase ThiC; its protein translation is MTIKDVRTPASSQTSGAPAPVDGTEASTATEGGGAAASPGNGEVANGEVANGEAGNGETAKSETAKSIGWHKAYVAGSRPDLRVPVRQVHLTNGESVTLYDTSGPYTDPAVDTDVRRGLTPLRDNWIIARGDTEEYAGRPVSPEDDGIKHTSPRGGLRNLDAVFPGRPRLPRRSRGGQAVTQLAYARRGEVTPEMEYVAIRENVDPEIVREEIAAGRAVLPANVNHPEIEPMIIGKRFLVKVNANIGNSAVTSSIEEEVDKMTWATRWGADTVMDLSTGRNIHTTREWVLRNSPVPIGTVPLYQALEKVDGRAEELTWEIYKDTVIEQAEQGVDYMTVHAGVRLPYVPLTANRKTGIVSRGGSIMAAWCLAHHKESFLYEHFEELCEILAAYDVTYSLGDGLRPGSIADANDAAQFAELRTLGELNKVAKRLNVQTMIEGPGHVPMHKIKENIDLQQEICEEAPFYTLGPLTTDIAPAYDHITSGIGAAMIAWWGTAMLCYVTPKEHLGLPNRDDVKTGVITYKIAAHAADLAKGHPGAQEWDDALSDARFEFRWEDQFNLALDPDTAREFHDETLPAEPAKTAHFCSMCGPKFCSMKISHSINEQFGGTAAAGASPEEVADGMLQKSKEFAAAGNRVYLPLAD
- a CDS encoding YibE/F family protein, which gives rise to MHLRKIIAAVLIPFAAAVVVGLAVLWPGGAPGHERTGVGFDRQTQQATVTKVDKVDCKSVNASGETPTGDTSTAEGSSAQQQESGTCKKATVRVDSGKDKGRTFTEIVQPDSSRQLEQGQEVIVAYAPDAPKELQYSVTDVNRKFPMALLAGIFALAVVVVGRMRGVMALIALAVSFLILTFFILPAILQGSNPLVVAVVGASAIMLIALYMCHGLSARTSVAVIGTLLSLVLIGLLGSLFIDWAALTGNTDDNTGLIHGLYPSIDMSGLLLAGVIIGSLGVLDDVTVTQTSAVWELHEANPTMGWRGLYRAGIRIGRDHIASVVNTLVLAYAGAALPLLLLFSIAQSSVGTVANSELVAEEIVRTLVGSIGLVASVPVTTALAALVVSADRPGDTAPAQQPQPQHPQPQAQSGSKAPLRGGSGRRRKH
- a CDS encoding SsgA family sporulation/cell division regulator; translation: MRESVVQAEVMMSFVVSEELSFRIPVELRYETCDPYAVRLTFHLPGDAPVTWAFGRELLIDGVGRPCGDGDVHIAPSDSEGFGDVLIRLQVGVDQALFRCGTAPLLAFLDRTDRLVPLGQERSLADFDTHLDEALDRILAEEQSAG
- a CDS encoding IclR family transcriptional regulator, producing MATVDTAPAGPKVSASEPHPTTLIGSVQRAMRLLESVARHEHGAPAKQLAREAGLALPTAYHLLRTLVHEGYLRREKGLFFLGEAAERLSRSGAQQKRRSTIADALGSWRDSIGAPVYYAVYRGGEIEVECVADTPGNPAVQEWADFRETGHAHAIGQCLLSQLDTQGRRDHLDRYPVRSVTPYTVRDDQTLIRRLESTGRMQPVVERQEYALGTVCAAIPLTLGSTAATVAISMPSHQAERLLLAARRLQSEIDTLLGTLAVSISI
- a CDS encoding DUF5326 family protein; this encodes MREIFAGMPWWVKWVAVPVIALVVFGGLIASVVGFVIGLLFKLLLFVALVGGLIYVVRKFMSGSTSRSDW
- a CDS encoding cupin domain-containing protein; protein product: MKAFRLDELEAERAANDGAYLQFLREKNMSVGLYALDAGTQDPQQPHRQDEVYLVVSGRAAITVGMETTQVARGSVVYVPAGVAHKFHHISEDLRVVVVFSPPES
- a CDS encoding phage holin family protein, translated to MKNFVVKTIANAGALAVAVWLLDKITLSGDSTGKEIGTLLLVALLFGLVNFLVKPVVKVLTFPLFILTLGLITLVVNALMLLLTSWLADKLDLSFHVEGFWTAVLGGLIISIVSWALNVVLPDED
- a CDS encoding low molecular weight protein-tyrosine-phosphatase; translated protein: MPYRVCFVCTGNICRSPMAESVFRARVAEAGLDGLVEVDSAGTDGWHEGDGADPRTVSVLETNGYGSDHAARRFRPEWFSRLDLVIALDSGHLTALRRLAPTPADAEKVRLLRSYDIAAGADLDVPDPYYGGMDGFEECLEMVEAASTGLLAAVREQVEEQAA